A region of Silurus meridionalis isolate SWU-2019-XX chromosome 17, ASM1480568v1, whole genome shotgun sequence DNA encodes the following proteins:
- the cpox gene encoding LOW QUALITY PROTEIN: oxygen-dependent coproporphyrinogen-III oxidase, mitochondrial (The sequence of the model RefSeq protein was modified relative to this genomic sequence to represent the inferred CDS: inserted 1 base in 1 codon), producing MTHLAVSTLNRSLRSTVRLCNVSQLYTSHIIAGGKGSARWSSRFSQAARALPVSSKYRTGVLMATGVFGIVAAGVCHLQQAEMATRVKKVEEDEEGDVVERCRNFMAPPVTSVSVLEQRKHEMSSRMEMLIMETQAEFCRALQEVDGGKFKVDRWSREEGGGGISCVLQDSKVFEKAGVNVSVVFGHLSEEAAKQMRSRGKSLKAKDGKLPFVAMGVSSVIHPKNPHIPTVHFNYRYFEVEEADGNKQWWFGGGTDLTPVYINKEDAVIFHSVLRDACDKHSPKYYPDFKKWCDRYFFIRHRNETRGIGGIFFDDLDSPNQEEAFSFVKSCAKTVVPCYLPIVRKHLNDKFTQQEKDWQQIRRGRYVEFNLVYDRGXKFGLATPGSRIESIIMSLPLTARWEYMHEPAEGTKEAEMMEVVRNPKEWI from the exons ATGACACATTTGGCGGTGTCCACCTTAAACAGGAGCTTACGCTCTACGGTGCGGCTCTGTAATGTGTCTCAGCTCTATACATCTCACATTATAGCAGGAGGAAAAGGGTCTGCGAGGTGGTCTTCAAGGTTCTCCCAGGCGGCGCGTGCTTTACCTGTCTCCAGCAAATACAGAACAGGTGTGTTGATGGCCACCGGCGTGTTCGGTATCGTGGCTGCAGGCGTGTGTCACCTTCAGCAGGCTGAAATGGCGACCAGGGTGAAAAAGGTGGAGGAAGATGAGGAAGGAGACGTCGTGGAGAGATGCAGGAACTTTATGGCGCCGCCGGTCACTAGCGTGAGCGTGCTGGAGCAGAGGAAGCACGAGATGAGCAGTAGGATGGAGATGCTCATCATGGAGACCCAGGCTGAGTTCTGCAGGGCGCTCCAAGAGGTGGACGGAGGGAAATTCAAGGTGGACCGCTGGAGCCGTGAGGAAg gtGGAGGAGGGATCAGCTGTGTGTTACAGGACAGTAAGGTGTTCGAGAAGGCCGGGGTGAACGTCTCGGTGGTGTTCGGTCACCTGTCCGAAGAAGCAGCCAAACAGATGCGCAGCCGAGGAAAATCTTTGAAGGCGAAAGACG GGAAGTTGCCCTTCGTTGCGATGGGCGTCAGCTCGGTGATCCACCCCAAAAACCCCCACATTCCCACCGTACACTTCAACTACAGATACTTTGAGGTGGAGGAAGCAGACG gcAATAAGCAATGGTGGTTTGGAGGAGGAACTGATCTGACGCCAGTTTACATCAATAAGGAAGACGCTGTTATTTTCCATTCTGTTCTCCGTGATGCCTGTGACAAGCACAGCCCTAAGTATTACCCCGACTTCAAGAAGTG gtGCGACCGCTACTTTTTCATCCGTCACCGTAACGAGACTCGGGGCATCGGAGGGATTTTCTTCGACGATCTGGACTCTCCGAATCAGGAGGAGGCGTTTAGTTTTGTGAAGAGCTGCGCTAAGACGGTGGTGCCGTGCTACCTGCCCATCGTCCGCAAACACCTCAACGACAAGTTCACACAGCAGGAGAAAGACTGGCAGCAGATCAGACGCGGCAG GTATGTGGAGTTTAACCTGGTGTACGATCGTG TGAAGTTTGGCCTCGCTACTCCCGGTTCCAGGATCGAGAGCATCATCATGTCCCTGCCTCTCACAGCAAG ATGGGAGTACATGCACGAGCCCGCTGAAGGCACCAAAGAAGCAGAGATGATGGAAGTTGTACGCAACCCAAAGGAGTGgatctga